A segment of the Leptolyngbya sp. NIES-3755 genome:
AGAGGAAATATTCACCACAAAAAAGTAGCCAGTCGCTAAGTAAAGATTTTTTTATCCTAGCGCGATTCACGCCGCTCTATGTATTGATTGACGATCGGAAAAGTTCATTCGATCGCGTCTCGACATCTTGAAGTAGAGTAAATTATCTTATGCTTTGGTCTGGGGTTCGGAGCGGAAATATGGCGGTAGATAGCTCGATCGATGCGATGTGGTCGGATGTGCTTGAGATCCTAAAACTCAAATTCAGTCCGCCCACGTTCGACACTTGGGTAAAAAGTGCCGTTCCAGAAGAATTAACGGATACCTGCTTGATCCTCCGAACGGCGAATCCGTTTGCCCAAAATTGGATTCAGAAGCATTATATGAAAACCGTCAAGGATGCTGTACACGATATTGTGGGGCGACCTGTCGAAGTGCAATTTCGCTTCGTGCCCAGTGCCGAAAGTGACGATGCGGAGTTGTTTTTTCCATTCGTTGCAGAAACGCCCACGCTTCCAGAGTTACCGATTCAGCCTCCTCGATCGCCCAATTCAACCGATCTCAATTCAAAATACGTATTCTCGCGCCTAGTCGTCGGTCCGAATAACCGAATGGCACACGCGGCATCTCTGGCAGTCGCAGAATCTCCCGGTCGCGAGTTCAATCCACTCTTTTTATGTGGCGGCGTTGGATTGGGAAAAACTCATCTAATGCAAGCGATCGGGCATTATCGCCTCGAAATTTCCGCAGATGCCAAAATTATTTACGTCTCGACTGAGAAATTCACGAACGATCTGATTACCGCGATTCGCAAAGATGACTTACAGAGTTTTCACGATCGATATCGAGCCGCTGATGTGTTATTGGTCGATGACATTCAGTTCATTGAAGGTAAAGAATATACTCAAGAGGAATTCTTCCATACTTTCAATACGCTGCACGAGGCTGGAAAGCAGGTGGTACTTGCTTCTGACCGTCCACCAAATCAAATTCCGAAACTACAAGAACGGCTTTGCTCTCGATTTTCGATGGGCTTGATCGCAGACATTCAACCGCCCGATCTCGAAACCCGGATGGCAATCTTACAGAAAAAAGCCGAATACGAAAACATGCGCCTGCCACGGGAAGTGATCGAGTACATTGCCTCCAGCTATACCTCGAACATTCGGGAATTAGAAGGAGCACTGATTCGTGCTGTCGCGTATATTTCAATCTCAGGACTGTCGATGACAGTGGAAAACATTGCCCCGATGCTGAATCCGCCCGTCGAAAAAGTTGAAGCCTCTCCAGAGGTTGTGATCAATGCAGTTTCCGAAGCATTTGGAGTGTCGATCGACGATCTCAAAGGGAATTCTCGTCGTCGCGAAATTAGCGTTGCCCGACAAGTGGGAATGTATCTAATGCGGCATCACACCGAATTAAGTCTGCCAAAGATTGGCGAAGTGTTTGGTGGAAAAGATCACACCACTGTTATGTATAGCTGCGAAAAAATTGGGCAGTTAAAAGAGAAAGACTCCAGTATGGCGCAAACATTACGGCAACTTGGGGATCGAATTAACCTTGCCAGTCAGGGACGAAAATAACGAATTTGAGCACGTCAATTATTCTATTTGAGAACTGTCCATCACCCATGACAGATCGCCCAAAAGCCACTAGAGTGTAATGGCACAATCTCCCAGTGAACTCTGTTAAGGACGTGTCTGATTTTTTGGCTCAGCTTAGCCACGGGCAATTGCTGATGGTAAATAGCCGTAGACGCAATGGATTAATTATCTATA
Coding sequences within it:
- a CDS encoding chromosomal replication initiator protein DnaA (similar to AA sequence:cyanobase_aa:LBDG_00010) — encoded protein: MAVDSSIDAMWSDVLEILKLKFSPPTFDTWVKSAVPEELTDTCLILRTANPFAQNWIQKHYMKTVKDAVHDIVGRPVEVQFRFVPSAESDDAELFFPFVAETPTLPELPIQPPRSPNSTDLNSKYVFSRLVVGPNNRMAHAASLAVAESPGREFNPLFLCGGVGLGKTHLMQAIGHYRLEISADAKIIYVSTEKFTNDLITAIRKDDLQSFHDRYRAADVLLVDDIQFIEGKEYTQEEFFHTFNTLHEAGKQVVLASDRPPNQIPKLQERLCSRFSMGLIADIQPPDLETRMAILQKKAEYENMRLPREVIEYIASSYTSNIRELEGALIRAVAYISISGLSMTVENIAPMLNPPVEKVEASPEVVINAVSEAFGVSIDDLKGNSRRREISVARQVGMYLMRHHTELSLPKIGEVFGGKDHTTVMYSCEKIGQLKEKDSSMAQTLRQLGDRINLASQGRK